A segment of the Ipomoea triloba cultivar NCNSP0323 chromosome 1, ASM357664v1 genome:
tttaaaaatttaaataaaaaagagtttATTCCAGAAATgatccttcgactattgacttctacctatttttttttcttgacttttaatttgaccaaaattggtcgcttaactattgattttgtaccaattttgggcattctgttaaatctatgttaaatagttGTTAAAATTGGGggcaaaaatttaaaactaaatatttgagCTTTTTATATActactacaatgtaatatataatccgtaataataatttttttttgactgaACACATCCATCAATTTGATTACCAAATTTTCATGCCAACTAGAAAAATGGCAAATTAGAAcagtaaaaaaattaacatagaataaagcaaaaaattaaaattaaaattaacatactGATGcccttttctaccatttttgctatcaaataaagcaatatatatatatatatatatatatatatatatatatatatatatatatatatatatatattacaggagtatatattacattgcagtaaTATATAAAANNNNNNNNNNNNNNNNNNNNNNNNNNNNNNNNNNNNNNNNNNNNNNNNNNNNNNNNNNNNNNNNNNNNNNNNNNNNNNNNNNNNNNNNNNNNNNNNNNNNNNNNNNNNNNNNNNNNNNNNNNNNNNNNNNNNNNNNNNNNNNNNNNNNNNNNNNNNNNNNNNNNNNNNNNNNNNNNNNNNNNNNNNNNNNNNNNNNNNNNNNNNNNNNNNNNNNNNNNNNNNNNNNNNNNNNNNNNNNNNNNaatatatatatatatatatatatatatatatatatatatatatatatatatatatatattacaggagtatatattacattgcagtaatatataaaaggctcaaataatatttaattttacatttttaccctcaattttaacacttatttaacatagatttaacataatgatcaaaattggtacaaaatcaatagttaagaaACCaactttgatcaaattaaaagtcaagaacAAAAACtagtaaaagtcaatagtcgaagaaccatttattttttttaattattttttttaatactactaactctattaaaagaacttaattttttttacacttaattttttttacatatatattaaaaattgtaaaaaactAATGAGGTACAGGGATTCCCCATTCTTGTAGATTTTCTACAAAAGTCTGGAtgaaaaaattttatatttctagACAAGGAAGTGAAGTAGGGTGGCGTCACAAACATGAAGACCGCCCTACCCTGCTTCATTATTATCCCTATATGTATGATTACGTGaatatctaaatttattattaaaaaaaatagatgaaatttttgtaaataagAGTTAGAATCACCAAGCGatgaacatttttttatttttttttcaaaatggtgCATAAATGGTTTTGTGAGAGAAACCTTCCATGCtttgctattaaaaaaaaaaaatgcgcaCACAAACAGAAACAAAGTAGTGTCTTCCATTTGTTCCTCATCTTCTCACTTGGTCGTCgttttcttcgtcttcttcttcccttctttctgttgagtttaatttttacctTTACTTGATATAGGTGAAGTGAAAATTTATAAACTTCGCCAGCCAAAACCTTTAAATCttaaattttcacttaaaaTGTTTTGATCATCATAAAGAGTGATGGGAAAGTAAGTTTATCTAGGGTCCTAAATTTAATTTActtcataaatattttgtttcaccatatattttcataatcaAAATATACTAAAATCCCTCGCACCGAGACTAATCATGTTAAGTCAAGACATCTAGTTAAATTAAAAGAGACACGTGTCATTTCATCCACGCCCTAGGTACCATATCAATTCTTAAGTTGCATcgttgaaaaaaagaaaaggaaaagagattgatgtaaaacaaaaaatttatcctCCTATTATCTTTCTAAGCATGCATGATAAGTTATAACACTGGAAACAGCAACGCGAGtctttctttatatttttatgtgaaaataaaattattatatattacttacaaaaatttcactgttttattttatgtatagtagttgaattttaagaattttctttaaattttatatataagtaattatTCTCACATTTTGTTCAAAAGTATAAATCGTATTATGCGGAGgcagtagttatgccgtggacccaaaggtggacctgggtccaaaaacgaggccgtttttttttttttttactaaacatattggcctgaaatgtggaacacaaactctacattcacatacactataatctacattcaaaatttgtaaactccacattcacacattacaggattatatgtttagtaactatattaccattgttatgcattcacacattcaaaactctatattcacaggtcctatactccatattcacaacttgagaactccacattcacaaattGCAGTGCTACAAgctgctagaacttcttaactctattataggttcacacatgcataactctacattcacgatttctatactccatattcacaatttgaaacctccacattcacacatttctgggcaactctacattcacacaatcataagtctacattcacgatttctatactctacattcacactttgaaacctctacattcacacatttttggacaactctatatttagcaatatgtttactaatttttttaaaaaaaaaaaagagagacaaaacgacatagttttggacccaggtccaccttgcaaggtggacctgagtccacagcataatttgagATGTGGAGGGGTGTGGATCACGGtccaaaaacatataaaatacattttttaactcataaaatacaatattttaaaacataaagtacattattctaactcataagataaattatcttatcgcaacaattttattattttaacacataaactaactcataaaatacattatcttacctcaaatattcattattctaacacaagtGTAGAAcaagaaatttatttatttaacataaAAACGACATCGCTTTGGACCGTGGTCTACACAACTATATAGACGATGGTGGACTAAATAATTTTCCTTGGTCCACACCTCATGCTTATATAATAACCTTCATGGTCTCATCCATTTTTATCCATCTCCCATATATATCACAAGTCCTCCTTTCCCTTTACAGTTTTTGTTAACATATATAGTGGTTTGAGAAGGGGGAATGGAGGTGGGCGGTGGGCAAGTGAAAGAGTTGGCGGTGGCTAAGAAGCAAAATATGAGGTGGACAGAGTTTGGTTTGAGGCTTCTGGCCTTTGCAAACACCCTTGCGGCGGCCTTAGTTCTTGGACTGGATAAGCAGACTAAGGTTGTAGTGATGCAGATTATCCCCACGCTGCCGGCGATGAATATTCCGGTCACTGCTGAGTGGAAATACATGTCTGCCTTCGTGtaagtatattattataccCGTCTGCCACTCTTTACATGTCCACCTTATTCTCATTATATGTTTTCCAACTTCATTCAATCAatattagtttttgtttttggaaatAGATAGTGTTATAACACTAAATAAGTTGGCTCAAgttaaatactttttatttttgtctttaatttcaAGTTATGATTATATCATAATTTTCATCCTTAATTATTTATCGTACGTGGGCATGCATGATTTTCATCTTCCAAATGagtttgtgttaagttttatatTAACATGCAATTTTGctaaacatgattttttttgggtacaaaAACATGtagtttgaactttgaactcACAATGCAACTCTGTGGTACGGTTGACAGCTGTATATATGTcgcaaggttttttttttttttttttttttttttttttttttttttttNttttttttttttttttttttttttttttttttaatttttttaatacaactagaCACTCCACCAGGTTTCTAGAGGAAGAATCGTAGACCTCTCGAAATTAGGGTGCAATCCTTTTACATATACTTTTACTCCATTATATTTACTACTCCTATTTGTTAATGTGACAATTAACAAGTTGTTAttgatttagaaaaaaatatgtcacattttttttttctctagcAAACTAAAACTAGAACACTTTAAATAGCAAGATTTTTTTAGACAACAATAGAAGCGCGTAGTTACTACTCGAAGGTCTACACTaagtaaattgaaaattttactatggaccatggGCTATGTAGCAACATAGACCATAAAGtctgtatcattttaattacacttagtttcatttgaaaatattgcaatgttttttagttttatttttccctCCACACTAGTTTTGTTATAGCAAttctaaagtatcattttaattctactatagtttcatttgataatatacattattgcttgagctctattttttgtttcattttccacacacactagtttaattatagtaatattgaactggtttcaaaaaaaaaatagtaatattgaactattattttaattgcacttcaggtcatttgataatatatgtgATTGTATGGTTCtggattttagttttatttttcacgcacactagtttcattatagtaatactaaagtaccattttaattatactacagtttcatttgacaataatgtgctctattttttagtttcatttttcacacacactaatttcattatagtaatactaaagtatcattttaattctattacaattttattctaCGATCATGGTCCTCACAGcgatgtgtggaccatgatccattgTATAACAACTGTAAGTAAACCTCGTTCATATGTATATACTAACCTACAAACAAGATAAGAAAGGCAAACCGTAATAAGAAATTTTTTATGTCATAAATACACTTGTTATTTTCCCATACGCATAACCGCATTAATTTCTCCCCCTCTCTATACATACAATACTGGCAGCTGCTGTCTTTATTTCAATCACCGAATAATAAGGTGAACTAGATAGTTACgttcatttaaaatttgagatCGAGTTTGAAGTTGTTGGGCAatgttacattttttaataagatCATCCCTTAATATTTACAAGTGTTATTATTGAAtgtcttctcttttttttttctttttcttttacctgattattacataaatattttaataacttATAGTGGGATCAATTAATTTATGCAtagcaaataaaataaagaatataatttttaaatactgCCTGCCTAATCATAAGTGAACATTATATATAGTGATTTTTAGTAGAAAAAAATAGTAGTTTTTTAGAATTGTTGCACTGTATCTTTAATTTGCTACGattgttgttgttatgatgaTAAGGATGAAGTAGCATATATATGTTGTGGTTGATTTTATATGGTAGTATCGCATGGCTTACGCACGCAAGAATTAATGCTGTGCACATAAGTTGTTTTGAATTCAACTGTCAACTGTGAATGGCATGCATTAATGTTGATGTGATGAACCGCAACTTGCTAGCTGCTCACTTCAATTTGATTGTTCAACTTCAATGATTGTTTAATTTGTCCAAGTCCACTTATTGGTGTATTTCAGTCTCATTATATCAATCCACCTAACTATATCAActttaatgaatatatatacgtTCAATATTCAATCATGTTTGAAGACGGACCctttaattttctattattataatcatggttgcagtaagcgctaggcgctagtcgggcggtagactagcacctagcgcctaagcggtctaggcggcgcctaggcggtatctaggtggcgacctataaaaataaaaaattaattcatgtgtgtgggtgtttttcatatattatattatatatattatatatgcatctcttttcttacttatataaataaataaatttaaatatatataaatataataataaaattaacaaggctgactcgctcgagttaactcgactaactctgccgagttgggcgagttaactcggccaaattcggcctagttggccgagttaggcgctaggcggccggccacctaggcagacgcctagggagcaattcgcctcggtctaggagcgcctagcgcctaggcgggtatttttgcaacagtgattatAATATGATGATTGATATGATTACTTAAAATTTTCTATCTTAAATTAAAGGTACTTCGTTGTGGTGAATGCTATTGCATGTGCGTACGCATTTGTCTCCCTGGTCTTAACGTTGGTATGTAAAGGACAGAAGAGCAGTCGTCTGGCATCGTTAGTGCTCATCGTGCTTGACCTAGTGATGGTGGCGCTGCTCTTCTCTAGCGGCGGGGCGGCCTTTGCTGTTGGGCTTCTTGGCTACAAAGGTAACTCTCATGTGCGCTGGAACAAAGTGTGCAACGTCTTTGGCAAATTTTGTGCACAAGTTGGAGGTGCTGTTACTGTGTCGCTAGCTGCTGCTGCCTTTTTTCTCTTGCTTGTCTTGCTTGCTATCTTCAGGCTTCATAATAAACATCATTAGAAAGCTAAGGTGTTGATCCAATAAGccaaattactatatataatgttttaattttctactactgtatgtgttgtgaaattaagaatattttgaatataatgtattttgatttCCTCTTGTACTGTATGCATGCGTCATTCAATTCgtgtaaaaaaacaaataacattCAAGTTTCAATTATCATAAGTTATTATGTCTTGTATGATATAAAATCATCTAGAATAATATTTGTATCCTAGCTAGCTATTAATGTCCTTATGAATAAACTAATGGagctaaaacacaccattcaattaatatatataggttGTTGGGTAATCCTTAATGATTATATCAATACACTAAGGCTTTGTTTGGGAGAATGGTAAAATTATAATGATTAGAACAATAGCAATGAAATTGAAACTATTGAGATTATCATtagaaaatacaaataaattaagaatGATTTCTTTGTGAGCACCAGGTACTAGTCTTTTCATCTAATGCGCCACAGAGTTCCCATGATTTATCTCTTTGCTATTATTTGTTGGGCCGAGATTTGGAATTTCGTTTATGTAGTATGGGCTAATCAAGAACTTGTAAAGAAGGATTTATAATAATAGTGTTTTATAGTTgaatgataatattttttttttgaaggtaaacgtagctattccgttaattcataacataaaacctttacatcaacaatcaatgaaatgataaaccattccttacagttagacatagaaacaacttttctaactatgctatagaaaacttgaatcacAAACTATTTCATAACTaagaagctatgttccttcagggagcttaaagcttcatcaaagatctgggtcttcgtcatcattctttttttttcgcccaggataagatcaacacttgccaaaaccaaactaaacgatttatgctaatgaaaatgaaaagctcgtgaaagtaacgagagaaaaaatgctcgtgaaagtaacaagaggaaaacacaataatagagaaaataaaaagtgggtaaagtcaaagtagggttgggagtttaagactaccaacacaaaccccaatacctacctactattatttcattcaaagggaaagaaaacggaagaatgATCAGTGGTGGTGGTcagaggcggacggagctgtgacggtggtcggggcggaagaagagcaagagcaaacgtagaaggtgaccaaaaccgccggctcaaagctccattagagctccggcccaACAAATAATAGCGAAGAGAAAATCACTTTAATCATATCAATCCTATTAACAAATAATGCTATTATCATtagaaaatacaaataaattaagAACTATTATTCCcatgactctattacaatgcgcCACATTAACTGTACTATTACAAACATTCTTAATAGGATTTTTGCAATAAGTGTGTTTAACTTAAAATTTATCATAATAAAAACTTCAAGATTGAACGAGAAATCTCTGATTAAAAGTTGCATTATAGAGTTAATTAACtgcttgatatatatataattttcaccaATAGAAGCAAATGAACTGAACCCAATTTCTCTAGCTGACCAGGCCAATTATTGAATCTAATcatcttattaattaaaatattttaatttacacacTTTCCCGACTAGTTAAACATAATGTGATTTTCAGCTATATTTCAATCACTCCACTTGGTTACACTACTTAATTTTAGCTTATACATTATGGTTGTTGACATATTTTTCCTATCCATGTGTATGTATCTACTAGGATTACTCATTGGTTGATATTTTTCATTCGTGTATCTATAAAAATGATGGGGTAGTCTGTTTTCTTGTGAGATAtgtttaacaatataatgttaGTCATTAATCATTTGACCTTAAtgtcaaggaccttgtggtccaggaAAACCAAGTTACTCCGATCCCTTATATGAGAGGTTGTGAATTCTCGTTTCGGTGGAGAccatattgactctttgtgctttaataggttgagaaaatatttatgaacagaCTCTGCATTgcaatagagtcaatagtattcaaaaaaaaaaatcacttgaaCTTAATGTGGATGCATtgaatggtatatatatatatatatatatatatattacacacacacattgaGAAATCACTTTAATCATATCAATCTTTTTTTTAGTTGGTCCACTTTGTCattttcctgtttttttttttttttttggttctttttccctttccctCACCAGTgtaaattaagggtgtgtttgattcgcACATGAAAATCCAAAtcgaaatgggtatcaaatacttggtaatggtaataagATTTGGTGAAAACATTTTACATGTTTAGTAGTAAGGTGGAaggggaatgattattaatagttggggaaagGTTGATGAGGAAggggatgaaacccttattttattagagtatgagttttgcaattaagagGTAATCAAAATctatagtagtgttctaaaaacctattAACCAAAGACACCCTAAGTAAACATATTTATCTTAGAAATTCTAAACACGGAAATTTAATTTGATCCAAACATGATAgagctttaatttattaattagctCCATTATAGAGATCTGCAGATGCACATGATTGCTTTCAATTTTATGCACCAATAATTACTCTTAATATTATTGCCCCACCAATGATctgataatatattatgttttctcatctaataaataatattaattaaaataaaatatgtacacATAACAGCACTATTATTGTCTCATCGGTAAAAATATCAACAAAATTCAATAAGCAATAAATATCATTGGTAGGAATGGTAGCCATTCACAATTTTTGACCAATAATTATtccatggatcatggtctacaGATTTgtgtaaatcataaataaaaagtacatttttaatatactaaaagtacataattttttatatattatcaaataatgaaccttcaatgtataaataatatactttttatatattaaaaatgtatattccGATCGTCCATACATGgataataatttgccaatttCGAAAAATTCTAGAATCTCAATTGCTCGCCGATACTTCACGGTAATAAAAAACACAGGCCAAATATTAACTGATTGATAAGGTTTTGTACGTTAATTTATGTAatgatgatatatatttttaaaatgtgggAACACTAACCTTTGAGAGAcattaaaataatgtttggAAAAGtcatttgtaaatttttagATGGATACCCTGACTGGGGTATCCGATGCGAAGGGACCCGGTATCTGGAGGCCGCTGATTGACCAGCTTTTCACGACTTGAGGCCCGGGTCAAACGACTCGAAGTGGTCCAGTCTGCGCCGACAGTCTGGAAGCGACGCCCAACCGGATGCACCCCAAAAGGCGGTGATCGTGTGGAATCAACATTTATGGCGGATTTTTAGAGATTCTTTCCTATTCTAGATTTTGGCAACTACTATGGCGGTTGAGCAACCCAAATAATCTTCCTAAAGTTATTTTTGTTAAGATTCTCTCATATTTCCTTACTTAAGCCTaatattcttgtataaatacccccgGGGTCACAGTGTTAAGGGTTCCGAATTTGATGCAAGTATATAAGTGTTCTCCATTGTTATGCttgtattttttcttcattaaattCCTTAGAGTTCTACGGTAGTGTTGGCTAGCCGAAACGGTTGTAGCGCAACCGTAAAATCAACACTTTTAATTCAGAGAAAGATAATCTAAACCTACCTTATCTTCGACGTTATGCAAAATTgtaattgcaaaattatttaACAATCTCTTATGTTATTATTAGACTAAAAGACTTAATATAATTGTCACAAAACACAAATGTTTGAGTTTTgtttactaaattttaaatgtttggatataatttttttaacccAAGTTTCTCGACCTCGTCAGACTATATCATAGATCCATGAACTTGTCTCTAAGCCCATAGATGTAGCAAATACGGGGCTTGCACGGTCAAAATACGGTCAAATGTACTTTATTGATTTACGAACTAGATACAAGAGTGTTATATCTTAATGGTCTAGCTCGGTCAACGTGACAGTGCGTCAGAAGTTCTCGAGCTATTTAGCTCTTTAAGAGAGCAAACAACCAAAAAGTCTCCTTCCCCGTATTAAATGCGATATTTATAGGGTGTCAGGAGACAGATGCTGGTCTTGCGACATG
Coding sequences within it:
- the LOC116020483 gene encoding CASP-like protein 1E2, yielding MEVGGGQVKELAVAKKQNMRWTEFGLRLLAFANTLAAALVLGLDKQTKVVVMQIIPTLPAMNIPVTAEWKYMSAFVYFVVVNAIACAYAFVSLVLTLVCKGQKSSRLASLVLIVLDLVMVALLFSSGGAAFAVGLLGYKGNSHVRWNKVCNVFGKFCAQVGGAVTVSLAAAAFFLLLVLLAIFRLHNKHH